The following proteins come from a genomic window of Corallococcus sp. NCRR:
- a CDS encoding response regulator, producing MRWWNCILVVDDDLDLLRAYKEALELDGHEVALARNGFEALRLLHQGLRPALILLDLMMPGMNAWSFRLRQLEDPALASIPVIVLYSQDAGARAMNALGVDGFLEKPVDLDVLLGAVSAYVRPTGTGAPAGA from the coding sequence ATGCGCTGGTGGAACTGCATCCTGGTGGTGGATGACGACCTGGACCTGCTCCGGGCCTACAAGGAAGCGCTGGAGCTGGACGGGCACGAGGTGGCGCTGGCGCGCAACGGCTTCGAGGCGCTGCGCCTGCTGCATCAGGGCCTGCGCCCGGCGCTCATCCTGCTGGATTTGATGATGCCGGGGATGAACGCCTGGTCCTTCCGCTTGAGGCAGCTGGAGGACCCGGCGCTCGCCTCCATCCCGGTCATCGTCCTGTACTCGCAGGACGCGGGCGCCCGGGCGATGAACGCGCTGGGCGTGGACGGCTTCCTGGAGAAGCCCGTGGACCTGGACGTGCTGCTGGGCGCGGTGTCGGCCTACGTGAGACCTACCGGAACGGGGGCACCGGCTGGCGCTTGA
- a CDS encoding SDR family NAD(P)-dependent oxidoreductase: MAEMTYRTALVTGASSGLGRGLALWLAKQGVRVFATGRRLSHLQALAAEAQAAGAVVEPVVMDVSAVEPSQERIRAIDAECGGLDLVVANAGIGGPTHGKRMDWERARSIIDTNVTGAAATLCAVLPQMVERRRGHIVGVSSLAGMRGLAGHAAYSASKAFLATFLESLRVDLKGTGVQVTCVYPGFVKSELTAKNTFPMPFLMETEDAVERMGRAIFAGAAEVSFPWQLSTPMRVLKVMPNPLFDATARRLK, translated from the coding sequence ATGGCGGAGATGACCTACCGGACGGCGCTGGTGACTGGCGCCTCGAGCGGCCTGGGACGTGGACTGGCCCTGTGGTTGGCGAAGCAAGGCGTGCGCGTCTTCGCGACGGGCCGGCGGCTTTCGCACCTGCAGGCCCTCGCCGCGGAGGCGCAGGCCGCGGGCGCCGTGGTGGAGCCCGTCGTCATGGACGTCAGCGCCGTGGAGCCCTCCCAGGAGCGCATCCGCGCCATCGACGCGGAGTGTGGCGGGTTGGACCTGGTGGTGGCCAACGCCGGCATCGGCGGCCCCACGCACGGCAAGCGCATGGACTGGGAGCGCGCGCGCTCCATCATCGACACCAACGTCACCGGCGCCGCCGCCACGCTGTGCGCGGTGCTGCCCCAGATGGTGGAGCGCCGCCGGGGCCACATCGTCGGCGTGTCCAGCCTCGCGGGGATGCGGGGGCTCGCCGGCCACGCCGCCTACTCGGCGTCCAAGGCCTTCCTCGCCACCTTCCTGGAGAGCCTGCGCGTGGACCTGAAGGGCACCGGCGTCCAGGTGACGTGCGTCTACCCGGGCTTCGTGAAGAGCGAGCTCACCGCGAAGAACACCTTCCCCATGCCCTTCCTCATGGAGACCGAGGACGCGGTGGAGCGCATGGGCCGCGCCATCTTCGCGGGCGCCGCGGAGGTGAGCTTCCCCTGGCAGCTGTCCACGCCCATGCGCGTGCTGAAGGTCATGCCCAATCCACTGTTCGACGCCACCGCGCGCCGGTTGAAGTGA
- a CDS encoding arylsulfatase: MATKPAKKKQPNILVIFGDDIGYWNLSAYNLGVMGYRTPNIDRLAKEGALFTDYYAQQSCTAGRAAFITGQCPFRTGLTKVGMPGAKVGLQAEDPTIADLLKPLGYRTGQFGKNHLGDRDEYLPTVHGFDEFFGNLYHLNAEEEPENVDYPKDPAFRQRFGPRGVLRSKADGQGGQTVQDTGPLNKKRMETVDEEFLDATLDFIDRTQQEQKPFFIWFNTTRMHIHTHLRKESQGKTGFGLFPDGMVEHDGHVGRLLDKLDQLGIADDTLVVYSTDNGAMTSMWPDGGMTPFRGEKDTNWEGAFRAPCLVRWPGVVKPGTQINELFSSEDWLPTLVAAAGEPDIVRKLLDGHDAGDKHFKVHLDGYEQTALLSGQSRESKREEFFYFGDDGELVAMRYRRFKLVFEEQTARGIEVWAHPFSSRRVPLIIDLRADPLERSMDSVGYSAWMLDRAFVLVPAQALVGRFLATFQEFPSRQHPASFSIDQVMAKMENGAAPVH; encoded by the coding sequence ATGGCGACGAAGCCCGCGAAGAAGAAGCAGCCCAACATCCTGGTCATCTTCGGAGACGACATCGGCTACTGGAACCTCAGCGCCTACAACCTGGGCGTCATGGGCTACCGCACGCCGAACATCGACCGGCTGGCGAAGGAGGGCGCGCTCTTCACCGACTACTACGCCCAGCAGAGCTGCACCGCCGGCCGCGCGGCCTTCATCACCGGCCAGTGCCCCTTCCGCACCGGCCTCACCAAGGTCGGCATGCCGGGCGCGAAGGTGGGGCTCCAGGCCGAGGACCCGACCATCGCGGACCTGCTGAAGCCCCTGGGCTACCGCACCGGCCAGTTCGGCAAGAACCACCTCGGGGACCGCGACGAATACCTGCCCACCGTGCACGGCTTCGACGAGTTCTTCGGCAACCTCTACCACCTCAACGCGGAGGAGGAGCCGGAGAACGTGGACTACCCCAAGGACCCCGCGTTCCGGCAGCGCTTCGGTCCGCGCGGCGTGCTCAGGAGCAAGGCGGACGGCCAGGGCGGACAGACGGTGCAGGACACCGGCCCGCTCAACAAGAAGCGCATGGAGACCGTGGACGAGGAGTTCCTGGACGCGACCCTGGACTTCATCGACCGCACGCAGCAGGAGCAGAAGCCCTTCTTCATCTGGTTCAACACCACCCGCATGCACATCCACACGCACTTGAGGAAGGAGTCCCAGGGCAAGACGGGCTTCGGGCTCTTCCCGGACGGCATGGTGGAGCACGACGGACACGTGGGGCGGCTGCTCGACAAGCTGGACCAATTGGGCATCGCGGACGACACCCTCGTCGTCTACAGCACGGACAACGGCGCGATGACCAGCATGTGGCCGGATGGCGGCATGACGCCCTTCCGCGGCGAGAAGGACACCAACTGGGAGGGCGCGTTCCGGGCCCCCTGCCTCGTGCGCTGGCCCGGCGTGGTGAAGCCCGGCACGCAGATCAACGAGCTGTTCTCCTCCGAGGACTGGCTGCCCACGCTGGTCGCCGCCGCGGGCGAGCCGGACATCGTGCGGAAGCTGCTCGACGGCCATGACGCGGGCGACAAGCACTTCAAGGTCCACCTGGACGGCTATGAGCAGACGGCGCTGCTGTCCGGCCAGTCCCGGGAGTCCAAGCGCGAGGAGTTCTTCTACTTCGGCGACGACGGCGAGCTGGTCGCCATGCGCTACAGGCGCTTCAAGCTCGTCTTCGAGGAGCAGACCGCCAGGGGCATCGAGGTGTGGGCGCATCCCTTCAGCAGCCGCCGCGTCCCGCTCATCATCGACCTGCGCGCGGATCCGCTGGAGCGCTCCATGGATTCCGTCGGCTACTCCGCCTGGATGCTGGACCGCGCCTTCGTCCTGGTGCCCGCGCAGGCCCTGGTGGGCCGGTTCCTGGCCACCTTCCAGGAGTTCCCCTCGCGCCAGCACCCGGCCAGCTTCTCCATCGACCAGGTGATGGCGAAGATGGAGAACGGCGCCGCCCCCGTCCACTGA
- the pyrF gene encoding orotidine-5'-phosphate decarboxylase: MTTPSFAQRFQQLADERSPFCLGLDPSRDVLARWNLPDTAQGLSDFCDRMADAAGGTLAVVKPQSAFFERHGPEGLVVLQRVLKRFSAAGTLTLLDVKRGDIGSTMDAYAESLFGQGSAYDVDAATFTAYLGLGALAKTVERARAHGACAFVVVRSSNPEGVPVQNAVASDGRTVAQAVADGLRELNEKAGPGVLPAGAVMGATLPPADRDVVERLGSALLLTPGIGSQGAGFNDLPKLFSGRERQVIPTAARSVLEAGPDVAALRKALEAHQAPSRAFREGA, translated from the coding sequence ATGACGACCCCGTCCTTCGCACAGCGCTTCCAGCAGCTCGCCGACGAGCGCTCCCCCTTCTGCCTGGGCCTGGACCCGTCGCGCGACGTGCTCGCCCGCTGGAACCTGCCGGACACGGCGCAGGGCCTGTCCGACTTCTGCGACCGGATGGCGGACGCGGCCGGCGGGACGCTCGCGGTGGTGAAGCCCCAGAGCGCCTTCTTCGAGCGCCACGGCCCAGAAGGGCTCGTCGTGCTCCAGCGCGTGCTCAAGCGCTTTTCCGCCGCGGGCACCCTCACGCTGCTGGACGTGAAGCGCGGCGACATCGGGTCCACCATGGACGCCTACGCGGAATCGCTGTTCGGCCAGGGCAGCGCGTACGACGTGGACGCCGCCACGTTCACCGCGTACCTGGGCCTGGGCGCGCTGGCGAAGACGGTGGAGCGCGCGCGGGCCCACGGGGCCTGCGCCTTCGTGGTGGTGCGCTCGTCCAACCCGGAAGGCGTGCCCGTGCAGAACGCCGTGGCCAGCGACGGCCGCACCGTGGCCCAGGCCGTGGCGGACGGCCTGCGTGAGCTGAACGAGAAGGCCGGCCCCGGCGTGCTGCCCGCGGGCGCGGTGATGGGCGCCACGCTGCCCCCGGCCGACCGCGACGTGGTGGAGCGGCTGGGAAGCGCGCTGCTGCTCACGCCGGGCATCGGCTCGCAGGGCGCGGGCTTCAATGACTTGCCCAAGCTCTTCTCCGGCCGCGAGCGACAGGTGATTCCCACCGCCGCGCGCTCCGTGCTGGAGGCCGGGCCGGACGTGGCCGCGCTGAGGAAGGCCCTGGAAGCACATCAGGCGCCCTCGCGTGCGTTCCGCGAAGGCGCCTGA